Proteins co-encoded in one Quercus robur chromosome 8, dhQueRobu3.1, whole genome shotgun sequence genomic window:
- the LOC126697239 gene encoding E3 ubiquitin-protein ligase WAV3-like → MGSKWRKAKLALGLNLCVVVPRTLEDSPSVLEASERHSDVALLSPANSNTGSSRPTTPSPSSHGLWLSKSGSKSSKQTCSICLTKMKQGGGQAIFTAECSHSFHFQCIASNVKHGNQICPVCRAKWKEIPVQGPSLNPSPGRASNGPVGWPQNDALMTVVRRLPPPRRDLNRRHIMPLYQSADPAIFDDDESLDHQPVFSERGCSCDNNASDNMSLKSIEIKTYPEVSAAPQSNTHDNFTVLVHLKASAAVTSKTPSRNQASLPQFSQTPRAPVDLVTVLDISGSMAGTKLALLKRAMGFVIQNLGSSDRLSVIAFSSTARRLFPLRRMSELGRQQALQAVNSLVANGGTNIAEGLRKGAKIMEERKEKNPVASIILLSDGQDTYTVSGSGNNQPQPNYRLLLPLSIHGGDNTGFQIPVHAFGFGADHDASSMHSISEISGGTFSFIETEAVIQDAFAQCIGGLLSVVVQELQVGVECVHPNTRLGSLKAGSYPSRVMADGRVGFIDVGDLYADEERDFLVSVNVPAQSSSNQTSLLKVRCVFKDPLTKEMTTLESEEVRIARPEIAGQVVVSIEVDRQRNRLQAAEAMAQARVAAEQGDLAGAVSILENCRKVLSETVSAKSHDRLCIALDAELKEMQERMASRHVYEASGRAYILSGLSSHSWQRATARGDSTDGSSLVQSYQTPSMVEMLTRSQAMLLGSPSAQRLVQPLWSVGSQPKPR, encoded by the exons atgggaagcAAATGGAGGAAAGCGAAGCTGGCGCTGGGTCTTAATCTTTGTGTGGTTGTTCCAAGAACTTTAGAGGACTCGCCCTCTGTTCTTGAAGCCTCTGAGAGGCACTCTGATGTTGCTTTGCTCTCACCAGCCAATTCCAACACGGGTTCATCTCGGCCCACCACACCTTCACCGTCTTCTCATGGTTTATGGTTGTCCAAAAGTGGTAGCAAATCATCAAAG CAAACCTGCTCGATATGCTTAACCAAAATGAAACAAGGGGGTGGTCAGGCTATTTTCACTGCAGAATGCTCTCATTCCTTTCATTTCCAATGCATTGCATCAAATGTCAAACATGGCAACCAAATCTGCCCAGTTTGCAGAGCAAAATGGAAAGAAATCCCTGTGCAAGGTCCTAGTTTGAATCCTTCCCCCGGGAGGGCATCAAATGGTCCAGTAGGTTGGCCCCAAAATGATGCTTTGATGACAGTGGTCCGCCGACTACCTCCCCCGCGAAGAGACTTGAATCGGCGGCATATCATGCCACTATATCAATCTGCGGATCCAGCtatatttgatgatgatgaatcCTTAGATCACCAGCCTGTATTTTCTGAAAGAGGCTGTTCTTGCGATAACAATGCTTCAGATAACATGTCTCTTAAATCAATAGAGATCAAGACATACCCAGAAGTTTCAGCTGCCCCTCAGTCCAATACTCATGATAACTTCACTGTCTTGGTCCATCTCAAAGCCTCTGCAGCAGTTACAAGCAAAACTCCCAGCAGAAACCAGGCTAGTTTGCCACAATTTTCTCAGACTCCTCGTGCTCCTGTTGACCTGGTCACAGTGCTTGACATAAGTGGTAGCATGGCAGGTACCAAGCTTGCATTACTTAAGCGAGCTATGGGGTTTGTAATTCAGAACCTTGGCTCCAGTGACAGGCTTTCAGTTATTGCCTTCTCCTCCACAGCTCGTCGCCTCTTTCCCCTCCGTCGAATGTCTGAACTAGGTCGGCAACAGGCATTGCAAGCTGTTAACTCTTTGGTTGCAAATGGCGGGACCAATATTGCTGAAGGCCTGAGAAAGGGTGCCAAGATAATGGAAGAGAGAAAGGAGAAGAATCCAGTGGCCAGTATAATACTGTTATCTGATGGGCAGGACACTTATACTGTCAGTGGTTCAGGCAATAACCAGCCGCAACCAAATTACCGGTTGCTCCTTCCTTTGTCTATTCATGGTGGTGATAATACAGGATTCCAGATTCCAGTGCATGCGTTTGGATTTGGTGCGGATCATGATGCTTCATCAATGCACTCAATTTCAGAGATTTCTGGCGggaccttttcttttattgagaCTGAAGCTGTGATCCAGGATGCATTTGCACAATGTATTGGGGGGCTTTTGAGTGTTGTGGTGCAGGAGCTTCAAGTGGGAGTTGAGTGTGTGCACCCAAATACCCGACTTGGCTCACTAAAAGCAGGAAGTTACCCCAGCCGTGTGATGGCTGATGGACGTGTTGGATTTATTGATGTCGGAGATTTGTATGCTGATGAAGAGAGGGATTTTCTGGTTTCCGTTAATGTACCTGCACAGTCTTCCAGCAATCAAACATCATTGCTTAAGGTGAGATGTGTTTTCAAGGATCCCTTAACTAAAGAAATGACAACATTGGAAAGTGAAGAAGTTAGGATTGCAAGGCCTGAAATAGCTGGACAAGTGGTGGTGTCAATAGAAGTGGACCGCCAACGTAACAGGCTCCAAGCTGCTGAGGCTATGGCACAAGCACGAGTTGCAGCTGAGCAGGGAGACTTAGCTGGTGCAGTTTCAATCCTTGAAAATTGCCGGAAAGTATTGTCAGAAACTGTGTCAGCCAAATCTCATGACCGACTTTGTATTGCATTGGATGCTGAGCTCAAGGAAATGCAAGAGAGGATGGCAAGTAGGCATGTTTATGAGGCATCTGGGAGAGCATATATTCTTTCTGGACTAAGCTCACACTCATGGCAAAGAGCAACAGCAAGAGGAGACTCCACTGATGGTTCAAGTCTTGTTCAATCTTATCAAACTCCATCAATGGTTGAGATGCTTACTCGATCTCAGGCTATGTTACTAGGTAGTCCATCAGCACAAAGGCTTGTCCAACCATTATGGTCAGTCGGTTCACAACCAAAGCCAAGGTAA
- the LOC126697241 gene encoding uncharacterized protein LOC126697241: MTSIETATGQSHKATNVSSTTSKIQNSGLSFKRWGRKSPFIRYGLPMISLVVFGAVGFGHLLQGSKDIAKVKDDKEWEIIETRKALSRTGPIEYKPKNISLEEELKALQEKVDINNYEYKKLPRPNDSKSV; this comes from the exons ATGACAAGTATTGAGACAGCAACGGGTCAGTCGCATAAAGCTACTAATGTTTCATCTACAACCTCTAAGATTCAGAATTCGGGATTGTCCTTCAAAAGATGGGGTAGAAAAAGCCCATTTATCAGATATGGGCTTCCAATGATCTCACTCGTGGTGTTTGGGGCAGTTGGTTTTGGTCATCTCTTGCAAGGCAG CAAGGATATTGCGAAGGTGAAGGATGATAAGGAGTGGGAGATTATAGAGACAAGAAAAGCACTGTCCAGAACGGGACCTATAGagtataaaccaaaaaatatttcattggaGGAGGAGCTGAAG GCTTTGCAAGAGAAAGTGGACATAAACAACTACGAGTACAAGAAACTTCCTAGACCAAACGACAGcaagtcagtctag